One stretch of Pedobacter riviphilus DNA includes these proteins:
- a CDS encoding SIMPL domain-containing protein: protein MKKLIALALVAFLGLSSAMAQQVDLRRKINVSGTAETEVTPDIIYIGISLKEYLNGKKKVDITELEKQLYAAVQKVGIAKENLTISNLSSWNYATEKKKNPDFLASKQYRLKVSDLNKFNAILESIDAKGIANTNIESYDYSKIETLKKELKIKALLAAKEKAAYMVEALGDKLGGVIEIQDGGDNVIQPVYRNYAMKAEMADAAGAPEIDFKKIKLNFTVNAIFEIK from the coding sequence ATGAAAAAGTTAATAGCACTTGCACTGGTTGCATTTTTAGGATTATCATCAGCGATGGCTCAACAAGTAGACTTACGTAGAAAAATTAATGTTAGCGGAACCGCAGAAACAGAAGTTACCCCCGATATTATTTACATCGGCATTTCACTTAAAGAATACTTAAACGGAAAGAAAAAAGTAGACATTACAGAATTGGAAAAACAATTGTATGCCGCTGTACAAAAAGTAGGTATTGCAAAAGAAAACTTAACCATTAGCAATTTAAGCAGCTGGAATTATGCTACAGAAAAAAAGAAAAATCCTGATTTCTTAGCCAGCAAACAATATCGTTTAAAAGTTAGTGATCTGAATAAATTCAACGCCATACTTGAATCGATAGATGCCAAAGGAATTGCCAATACGAATATTGAAAGTTATGATTATTCTAAAATTGAAACCTTAAAAAAAGAGCTTAAAATTAAAGCTTTATTAGCTGCAAAAGAGAAAGCAGCATACATGGTAGAGGCTTTAGGCGATAAATTAGGTGGTGTAATTGAAATACAAGATGGTGGAGACAATGTAATACAACCTGTTTATAGAAATTACGCGATGAAAGCTGAAATGGCTGATGCCGCTGGCGCACCTGAAATTGATTTTAAAAAAATTAAGCTGAATTTCACAGTAAATGCCATTTTCGAGATCAAATAA
- a CDS encoding cold-shock protein: MAKSQATYSKKENEKKRLKKQKDKQEKKEERQANAKKGLALEDMMAYVDENGNISSTPPDPKKKKVINTEDIQIGISRQEDIVDENPVKKGTVTFFNDSKGYGFIKNTETQDSIFVHANGLITQIKEGDKVTFEVEMGQKGPTAVKVSKV; this comes from the coding sequence ATGGCTAAATCTCAGGCAACATACAGTAAAAAAGAGAACGAAAAAAAACGATTAAAAAAACAAAAAGACAAACAAGAGAAAAAAGAAGAGCGTCAGGCTAATGCAAAAAAAGGTTTAGCGCTTGAAGATATGATGGCTTATGTTGATGAAAACGGAAACATCTCTTCTACTCCACCAGATCCGAAGAAAAAGAAAGTAATTAATACGGAAGATATTCAGATTGGTATTTCAAGACAAGAAGACATCGTTGATGAAAATCCTGTTAAAAAAGGAACAGTTACTTTCTTTAACGACAGTAAAGGTTACGGTTTTATTAAAAACACTGAAACACAAGACAGTATTTTTGTTCACGCAAACGGTTTAATCACCCAGATTAAAGAAGGTGATAAAGTTACGTTCGAAGTAGAAATGGGTCAAAAAGGACCAACAGCTGTTAAAGTATCAAAGGTTTAA
- a CDS encoding GNAT family N-acetyltransferase, whose translation MNFDLQPTLANDLITVVPLKEEDFEALFAVASDPLIWEQHPNKDRYKRAVFENFFKGAMESKCAFIIYEKESNKIVGSSRYYELDEAAGSVAIGYTFIAREFWGKGHNKALKTLMLDYAFQFVDKVILHIGATNFRSQKATEKLGAVKIAELEVAYYGEPLKWNFVYQVDKNKWANKAS comes from the coding sequence ATGAATTTCGATTTACAGCCTACATTAGCAAACGATTTAATTACAGTAGTTCCCTTAAAAGAAGAAGATTTTGAAGCACTTTTTGCGGTAGCTTCCGATCCGTTGATCTGGGAGCAGCACCCCAATAAAGATCGTTACAAAAGAGCGGTTTTCGAAAATTTCTTTAAAGGAGCAATGGAATCGAAGTGTGCTTTTATCATTTATGAAAAAGAAAGCAACAAAATTGTTGGCAGTTCCAGATACTACGAATTGGATGAGGCAGCGGGTTCAGTGGCCATTGGTTACACTTTTATTGCCCGCGAGTTTTGGGGCAAAGGGCATAATAAGGCTTTAAAAACTTTGATGCTCGATTATGCTTTTCAATTTGTAGATAAAGTAATCTTACATATTGGGGCTACTAATTTTCGTTCACAAAAAGCGACAGAGAAATTAGGAGCCGTTAAAATTGCTGAATTAGAAGTAGCCTATTATGGTGAGCCATTAAAATGGAATTTTGTTTATCAGGTGGATAAAAATAAGTGGGCAAATAAAGCATCGTAA
- the fabV gene encoding enoyl-ACP reductase FabV has product MIIEPRMRGFICLTAHPDGCAQNVKNQIEYVKSKGAIDGPKKVLVIGASTGFGLASRIAAAYGSGASTIGVFFEKAPSEGKTASPGWYNSAAFEKEAHAAGLYAKSINGDAFSKEIKEKTIELIKADLGQVDLVIYSLASPVRKHPDTEVLHRSTLKPIGGTYTNKTVDFHTGNVTEISIEPATEEDIANTVAVMGGEDWAMWIDALKAENLLAEGATTVAYSYIGPALTEPVYRKGTIGRAKDDLEATAFKISDKLKDINGKAYVSVNKALVTQASSAIPVIPLYISLLYKVMKAEGVHEGTIEQIQRLYADRLYTGNPVPVDEKGRIRIDDWEMREDIQAKVAELWKEATTETLPIIGDLPGYRSDFLSLFGFEIDQVDYQKDAQEVVEIEGLVN; this is encoded by the coding sequence ATGATTATCGAACCTAGAATGAGGGGCTTTATCTGTTTAACCGCACACCCTGATGGTTGCGCACAAAACGTAAAGAATCAAATTGAATATGTAAAATCTAAAGGAGCTATAGATGGCCCTAAAAAAGTATTGGTAATTGGTGCATCAACCGGTTTCGGTTTAGCTTCGCGTATTGCGGCTGCATATGGTTCTGGAGCTTCTACAATTGGTGTATTTTTCGAAAAGGCACCTTCTGAAGGCAAAACTGCATCACCAGGTTGGTACAATAGTGCAGCCTTTGAGAAAGAAGCCCATGCTGCCGGTTTATATGCAAAAAGCATTAATGGTGATGCATTCTCAAAAGAAATTAAAGAAAAAACAATTGAATTGATCAAGGCTGATCTTGGCCAGGTTGATTTAGTCATTTATAGCCTGGCATCGCCAGTGAGGAAACATCCTGATACGGAAGTGCTTCACCGCTCTACCTTAAAACCTATCGGTGGAACTTATACCAATAAAACCGTCGATTTCCATACTGGTAATGTGACCGAAATTTCTATCGAACCTGCTACCGAAGAAGATATTGCCAATACCGTTGCGGTAATGGGTGGCGAAGATTGGGCCATGTGGATTGATGCCCTAAAAGCAGAGAATCTACTTGCTGAAGGTGCAACTACAGTAGCATATTCTTACATCGGCCCTGCTTTAACCGAGCCGGTATACCGCAAAGGAACCATTGGTAGAGCTAAAGATGATTTAGAAGCAACTGCCTTTAAAATCAGCGATAAATTAAAAGATATTAATGGCAAGGCTTATGTATCGGTTAATAAAGCATTGGTAACACAGGCAAGTTCGGCTATTCCGGTAATCCCGTTATATATTTCATTGTTGTACAAAGTAATGAAAGCAGAAGGCGTGCATGAGGGTACAATTGAGCAGATCCAACGTTTATATGCAGATCGTTTATATACCGGCAACCCTGTTCCTGTTGATGAGAAAGGAAGAATCAGAATCGACGATTGGGAAATGCGTGAAGATATCCAGGCTAAAGTTGCCGAACTTTGGAAAGAAGCAACAACCGAAACTTTACCAATAATAGGTGATTTACCAGGTTACAGATCTGATTTCTTAAGCTTATTTGGTTTCGAAATTGATCAGGTTGATTATCAAAAAGATGCCCAGGAAGTAGTAGAAATTGAAGGTTTAGTAAACTAA
- a CDS encoding DUF2490 domain-containing protein → MKKIILSAVVLIIMASGNLYAQTQHQNSGWFMLLNNTKFNDKWGLQFDVQLRSADDWGYLRNTLMRPALQYFINNKHNVALGYLWQTTHTELEGTPDLTLHEHRIFEQYIYNHKIKSVFASHRFRVEQRFIGRTGEDVFSQRFRYFVRLIQPLQKTQPTFTKGPFVALQNEVFLNLQNKDKINNSVFDQNRLYLAAGYRFSKQFDLEAGYMNQITNGISNNTVNNIIQLAVYTRF, encoded by the coding sequence ATGAAAAAAATAATATTGTCTGCCGTGGTGCTCATCATCATGGCTTCTGGAAATCTTTATGCGCAAACCCAACATCAAAATTCGGGTTGGTTTATGCTTCTAAATAACACCAAGTTTAATGATAAATGGGGGCTTCAGTTCGATGTTCAACTGCGCTCGGCTGATGACTGGGGTTATTTGAGAAATACATTGATGCGTCCGGCTTTACAATATTTTATTAACAACAAGCACAATGTAGCATTAGGGTATTTATGGCAAACTACACACACTGAATTGGAAGGAACTCCAGATCTTACGCTTCACGAACACCGCATTTTTGAACAGTATATTTATAACCATAAAATAAAATCGGTTTTTGCCAGTCACAGGTTTAGGGTAGAACAACGGTTCATCGGCCGTACTGGTGAAGATGTGTTTTCACAACGTTTCCGTTATTTTGTGAGATTAATCCAGCCCCTGCAAAAAACTCAGCCAACGTTTACAAAAGGACCATTTGTGGCTTTGCAGAACGAGGTGTTTTTAAATCTTCAGAATAAGGATAAAATTAACAATAGTGTTTTCGATCAGAATAGGTTATACCTGGCTGCGGGTTATCGTTTTTCGAAGCAGTTTGACCTGGAAGCTGGATATATGAACCAGATTACAAATGGCATTTCGAACAATACGGTTAATAATATTATTCAGCTGGCTGTTTACACGAGGTTTTAA
- a CDS encoding nucleotidyltransferase domain-containing protein, translating to MIQQLFAQHATEILKSDEFVIGLAVGGSWLSNEIDEFSDLDLILVTREKISTDKSKMLQYANRLGNLISAFTGEHVGEPRVLICLYDKPLLHVDIKFVTLDEFASRVENPMLLIDRDNQLQKILDQTEAKFPYPDYQWIEDRFWTWMHYALLKIGRGEYLEALDFFGFLRMVVFGPLLHIKNKNLPRGVRKVESQLPAEDFNLLKGTIAEYNKIALITALENAIVLYKNLRIDLYTENIRQNKKAEDAVIQYLAKIKR from the coding sequence ATGATACAACAACTATTTGCCCAACACGCAACCGAAATATTAAAAAGCGATGAATTTGTTATTGGCTTAGCCGTGGGTGGCTCCTGGCTCAGCAATGAGATCGACGAATTTTCAGACCTCGACCTCATTTTGGTTACTAGGGAAAAGATATCAACAGATAAATCGAAAATGCTGCAATATGCCAATCGCCTTGGCAATTTAATTTCTGCATTTACAGGAGAGCATGTTGGCGAACCGCGCGTATTGATCTGTCTTTACGACAAGCCATTACTACATGTAGACATTAAATTTGTAACACTTGATGAATTTGCCTCAAGAGTAGAAAACCCTATGCTATTAATCGACAGAGACAATCAATTGCAGAAAATTCTTGATCAAACTGAAGCTAAATTTCCCTACCCAGATTACCAGTGGATTGAAGACCGCTTTTGGACATGGATGCATTATGCCCTCTTAAAAATCGGCAGAGGTGAGTATCTGGAAGCCTTAGATTTCTTCGGCTTTTTAAGGATGGTGGTGTTTGGCCCTCTATTGCACATCAAAAACAAAAACCTCCCTCGAGGAGTGCGTAAAGTAGAATCGCAGCTTCCTGCCGAAGATTTTAACTTACTTAAAGGTACCATTGCCGAATACAATAAGATAGCCTTAATTACTGCGTTAGAAAATGCGATAGTGCTTTATAAAAACCTGAGAATTGATCTGTATACTGAAAATATCAGGCAGAACAAAAAGGCAGAAGATGCTGTAATACAATATTTAGCCAAAATAAAAAGATAG
- a CDS encoding DinB family protein codes for MLTQTLKTLFNRDLNKLKSEIESYKVESTLWLIDRGIANSAGNLCLHLIGNLNTYIGATLGGSNYIRNRELEFSLKDIPKQQLINMIEETLTSVNETLDKITEEQLNSEYPMLVFKEKTSTEFFLVHLTTHLAYHLGQINYHRRLLDI; via the coding sequence ATGCTTACCCAAACCTTAAAAACACTTTTCAACCGGGATTTGAACAAATTAAAATCCGAAATCGAATCGTACAAAGTCGAATCGACCTTATGGCTTATTGATAGGGGAATTGCAAATTCCGCTGGGAACCTTTGTCTGCATTTAATCGGAAACCTCAACACTTATATTGGCGCAACTTTGGGCGGCAGTAATTACATCCGCAACCGCGAACTGGAGTTTTCGTTAAAAGATATTCCGAAGCAGCAACTTATTAACATGATCGAAGAGACCCTAACCTCGGTTAACGAAACGCTGGATAAAATAACAGAAGAACAGCTCAATAGTGAATACCCGATGCTGGTATTTAAGGAGAAAACATCAACCGAATTCTTCCTCGTCCACCTTACCACACATTTAGCCTATCACTTAGGACAGATTAATTATCACCGAAGGTTATTGGATATTTAA
- a CDS encoding head GIN domain-containing protein, producing MKKVFAILLASLTLTSSINVIAKNQISINTSKNNGDNREVKNFNGVAAAGPINVIVTLGNSESCRLEGDADALASIVTEVKGHVLVIRPQTSITSWSRKYEGKKITAYVSARELASLTVSGDGSLTVNGKISTGSLTTTVSGSGSIKATADVDNYSGVISGSGAINITGGADHAKVVISSSGTFAGKSFSTKTLNSTISGSGTVNIAVSESIRAVISGSGSVNYSGNPSVDKTVIGSGGVRKV from the coding sequence ATGAAAAAAGTATTTGCAATATTATTGGCATCCCTTACATTAACCTCTAGTATCAATGTAATTGCTAAAAATCAGATCAGTATCAACACTTCAAAAAATAACGGCGACAACAGGGAGGTGAAAAATTTTAATGGAGTTGCTGCAGCGGGCCCTATAAACGTAATTGTAACTTTGGGTAATAGTGAAAGTTGTCGTTTAGAAGGTGATGCAGATGCATTGGCCTCAATCGTTACCGAAGTAAAAGGCCATGTTTTAGTTATTCGTCCGCAAACCAGTATCACAAGCTGGTCCAGAAAATACGAAGGTAAAAAAATAACAGCTTATGTATCAGCCAGAGAATTAGCGAGTTTAACTGTTAGTGGTGATGGAAGCTTAACCGTAAATGGAAAAATCAGCACTGGTAGTCTAACAACAACAGTAAGCGGTTCGGGAAGCATTAAAGCAACAGCAGATGTAGATAACTATAGTGGTGTAATCAGTGGTTCTGGAGCAATAAATATTACAGGAGGTGCAGATCATGCCAAAGTGGTGATCAGCAGCTCGGGAACTTTTGCAGGTAAATCTTTTTCTACAAAAACTTTAAACAGTACCATTAGTGGTTCAGGAACTGTAAATATTGCGGTAAGCGAAAGCATCAGAGCGGTAATCAGCGGATCAGGAAGCGTAAATTATTCCGGTAATCCAAGTGTAGATAAAACCGTTATTGGCTCAGGTGGAGTAAGAAAAGTATAA
- a CDS encoding M1 family metallopeptidase has product MKKLLFILAIVFSISAVQAQMLGKNQVNSRADSLRGTLTPLRTCYDINYYHLDVKIDIDQKTVSGSNEFAFTATQDFTKLQFDLFDNLKVEKVVYKGADLTFTREYNAVFITFPKAIKKGSKDQFTVFYSGNPLVAKTPPWDGGFIFKKDETGNPFVSVACQGLGASVWWPNKDHQSDEVDSMLISISVPKNLQEISNGRLRNTVDKPDGYKQYNWFVANPINNYDVTFYIGKYAHWQDSYDGENGKLSIDYWALQTDSAKARPHWDADVKPMLKCFEYWFGPYPWYKDGYKLVQAPHLGMEHQSAVAYGNQFKPGYLGKDLSGTGHGLKWDFITIHESGHEWFGNNITSKDIADMWIHEGFTNYSEVLFTECTENKAAANEYVIGLQKIIRNDVPVIGPYGVNKEGSGDMYPKGANLISTIRQLINNDEKFRQILRGLNKTFYHQTVTTAQIENYIAKQSGLKLDKVFDQYLRFTKIPVLEYKINNGTLSYRWITDVKGFDMPVRVTLKTGAYTLIKPTNDWKTIKVDASINADNFKHDPLFYINTKKGN; this is encoded by the coding sequence ATGAAAAAGTTACTATTTATCCTTGCCATCGTCTTCAGTATTTCAGCTGTACAAGCACAGATGCTCGGCAAAAACCAGGTAAACTCAAGGGCTGATAGCCTCCGCGGAACACTTACCCCCCTACGCACCTGTTACGATATCAACTATTACCACTTAGATGTGAAAATAGATATCGACCAGAAAACAGTAAGCGGCAGTAATGAATTTGCTTTTACCGCCACACAAGATTTCACTAAACTACAATTTGATCTTTTTGATAACCTAAAAGTAGAAAAGGTAGTATATAAGGGTGCCGATTTAACTTTTACCCGAGAATACAATGCGGTTTTTATAACCTTCCCTAAAGCAATAAAAAAAGGAAGTAAAGATCAATTCACGGTTTTCTATTCGGGTAATCCCTTGGTAGCAAAAACACCACCTTGGGATGGCGGTTTTATCTTCAAAAAAGATGAAACAGGCAATCCTTTTGTTTCTGTGGCCTGCCAGGGTTTAGGTGCAAGTGTATGGTGGCCAAATAAAGATCACCAGAGCGATGAGGTAGATAGTATGTTAATCAGCATTAGTGTTCCTAAAAATTTACAGGAAATATCTAACGGAAGGTTGAGAAATACTGTAGATAAACCTGATGGTTACAAACAATACAATTGGTTTGTGGCTAACCCCATCAACAATTACGATGTAACTTTTTACATCGGCAAATATGCCCACTGGCAAGACAGTTACGATGGCGAAAACGGAAAACTCAGTATTGATTACTGGGCGCTGCAAACCGATAGCGCCAAAGCCCGCCCACATTGGGATGCCGATGTTAAACCCATGTTAAAATGTTTCGAATATTGGTTTGGCCCTTACCCGTGGTATAAAGACGGCTACAAACTGGTTCAGGCACCACATTTAGGTATGGAACACCAAAGTGCAGTAGCTTATGGCAATCAATTTAAACCAGGTTATCTAGGTAAAGATTTAAGCGGTACCGGCCATGGTTTAAAATGGGATTTCATCACCATCCATGAGAGTGGTCACGAATGGTTCGGTAATAACATCACCTCAAAAGACATTGCCGATATGTGGATTCACGAAGGTTTCACCAATTATTCGGAGGTATTGTTTACCGAATGTACCGAGAACAAGGCAGCTGCAAACGAATATGTAATTGGATTACAGAAAATCATCCGTAATGATGTGCCTGTGATTGGGCCTTATGGGGTAAATAAAGAGGGCTCCGGCGATATGTATCCAAAAGGTGCAAATTTGATTAGTACTATTCGCCAACTCATCAATAATGATGAAAAATTCAGACAGATTCTCCGCGGATTAAACAAAACATTTTACCATCAAACGGTAACCACTGCTCAGATCGAAAATTACATAGCCAAACAAAGCGGACTTAAATTAGATAAAGTTTTCGATCAGTATTTACGTTTTACCAAAATCCCTGTTTTAGAATATAAAATCAACAATGGCACTTTATCTTATCGCTGGATAACAGATGTGAAAGGTTTTGATATGCCTGTTCGTGTAACACTAAAAACAGGTGCTTACACCTTGATTAAACCTACAAACGATTGGAAAACCATTAAAGTAGATGCCAGCATAAATGCAGATAACTTTAAACACGATCCGTTGTTTTACATCAATACAAAAAAGGGGAACTAA
- a CDS encoding CocE/NonD family hydrolase: MNLTRIFSLLFCLFISNELIAQQTDSAYVRENYTKIERQIPMRDGVKLFTSIYIPKNQTKKYPFLINRTPYTVAPYGEDKYKLSLGNFPAMMREGFIFVYQDVRGRWMSEGTFADIRPQLTGKKSKTAIDESTDTYDTIDWLVKNVKGNNGNAGIYGISYPGFYSTTSLPNAHPALKAVSPQAPVTDWFMGDDFHHRGTLFLMDAFSFMGSFGVPRPKPITPDKGPKGFQFPIQDNYRFYLEAGSVKNLKDRYFADSIKFWNDLFKHPNLDTFWKARLITPHLTNVKPAVMVVGGFFDAEDAYGTFDTYKAIEKQNPGANNILVAGPWFHGGWVRSDGSYFGDIPFGKTTSIDYQQQYELPFFKHYLKGEGDFNAAEANIFVTGSNEWKKFKTWPPQEVESKNLYLQPNGKLSFEKVGRTDSWDEYVSDPNNPVPYQNGIQARRTREYMIDDQRFAARRPDVKTYQTEALTEDITLTGPVLANLVVSTTGTDADYVVKLIDVYPEDAPNPEPNPKNLIMGGYEMLVRGEIMRGKYRNSFEKPEPFVPGAITKVNYPLPDVAHTFKKGHKIMIQIQNSWFPLADRNPQKFMDIYQAEPQDFQKATHKIYHDVHNSSFITVSVLK; this comes from the coding sequence ATGAACCTTACAAGAATTTTCAGTCTTTTATTTTGTCTGTTTATTTCTAATGAATTAATAGCCCAGCAAACCGATTCGGCATATGTTAGAGAAAACTACACCAAAATAGAACGCCAGATCCCCATGCGCGACGGAGTTAAACTCTTCACTTCCATTTATATACCCAAAAATCAAACCAAAAAATATCCATTTTTAATTAACCGTACACCCTATACCGTTGCACCTTATGGCGAAGATAAATATAAGCTGAGTTTGGGGAACTTTCCGGCGATGATGCGTGAGGGATTTATTTTTGTATATCAAGATGTTAGGGGCAGATGGATGAGCGAGGGTACTTTTGCCGATATCCGCCCTCAACTAACTGGAAAAAAATCTAAAACAGCGATTGATGAAAGTACGGATACTTACGACACCATCGATTGGTTGGTTAAAAACGTGAAAGGCAACAATGGCAATGCTGGTATTTACGGCATTTCGTACCCTGGTTTTTATTCTACCACCTCATTGCCAAATGCACACCCGGCGCTAAAAGCCGTTTCTCCTCAGGCACCAGTTACCGATTGGTTTATGGGTGATGATTTTCACCACCGTGGCACATTATTCCTAATGGATGCTTTCAGCTTTATGGGCAGTTTTGGCGTGCCAAGGCCTAAACCCATTACGCCAGATAAAGGGCCTAAAGGTTTTCAATTCCCCATTCAAGATAATTATCGTTTTTATTTAGAAGCCGGATCGGTTAAGAACCTAAAAGACCGATATTTTGCAGATAGCATTAAATTCTGGAACGATTTATTTAAACACCCAAATCTGGATACCTTTTGGAAAGCACGTTTAATTACCCCTCATTTAACCAACGTAAAACCTGCGGTGATGGTGGTGGGTGGCTTTTTCGATGCTGAAGATGCCTATGGAACTTTTGATACTTACAAAGCAATTGAGAAACAGAATCCTGGTGCTAACAATATCCTGGTTGCAGGGCCTTGGTTCCATGGCGGCTGGGTACGTAGTGATGGTTCTTATTTTGGCGATATCCCTTTCGGAAAAACCACCAGTATCGATTACCAACAGCAGTACGAACTGCCTTTCTTTAAACATTATTTAAAAGGTGAAGGCGATTTTAATGCAGCAGAAGCCAATATTTTTGTAACCGGAAGTAACGAATGGAAAAAGTTCAAAACATGGCCGCCACAAGAGGTAGAAAGCAAAAACCTGTATTTACAACCTAATGGGAAGCTCAGTTTCGAAAAAGTGGGCAGAACTGATAGCTGGGACGAATATGTGAGCGATCCAAATAACCCCGTACCTTACCAGAATGGCATTCAGGCCAGACGTACCCGCGAATATATGATCGACGATCAGCGTTTTGCTGCGCGCCGTCCGGATGTAAAAACTTACCAGACTGAAGCTTTAACAGAAGATATAACCTTAACCGGCCCTGTTTTGGCCAATCTCGTGGTTTCTACTACTGGTACAGATGCCGATTATGTAGTTAAATTGATTGATGTTTATCCTGAAGATGCACCAAACCCAGAGCCTAACCCTAAAAACCTGATTATGGGTGGTTACGAAATGCTGGTGCGCGGAGAAATTATGCGTGGTAAATACCGCAACAGTTTCGAAAAACCAGAGCCTTTTGTTCCAGGTGCCATCACTAAAGTAAATTACCCTTTGCCAGATGTAGCACATACCTTTAAAAAAGGCCATAAAATCATGATCCAGATTCAAAATTCATGGTTCCCTTTAGCCGACCGCAATCCGCAGAAATTTATGGATATCTATCAGGCAGAACCGCAGGATTTCCAGAAAGCTACGCACAAAATTTATCATGATGTGCATAACAGCTCGTTTATTACTGTTTCGGTCTTAAAATAA
- a CDS encoding DUF6515 family protein: MNRLLNKGLVVFAAAAMIATLSIESVSAQRPSRSGGGGGSFGGGRSGSIGSSRGGGSISRQPSMSAPSRGSFSPGIRSGRPSYGYNRPGYRPGYGRPGYGYRHGYGRAYYYRPYYSYYNFYRPFLGFRISVLPYGYYPFWYGPTQFYYSGGLFYQQNNSQYEVVTPPVGAEVPNLPSDANLVTINGVDYYEYKGIYYTQKENADGKTVYVVAGKDGILNTTDGPVDTHNIGDVINQLPEGCREVTIKNEKYFVSPDDVYYEEIVDGTNITYRVIGKLF; this comes from the coding sequence ATGAATAGGTTATTAAATAAAGGATTGGTTGTTTTCGCTGCAGCAGCGATGATTGCAACCTTGAGTATCGAAAGTGTTTCAGCACAACGACCAAGTAGGAGCGGTGGTGGTGGCGGTTCTTTCGGCGGTGGCAGATCGGGCTCAATTGGTTCATCAAGAGGCGGTGGTTCCATTTCCCGCCAGCCATCTATGAGCGCACCAAGCAGAGGCAGTTTTTCTCCAGGTATCCGTTCTGGCAGACCAAGTTATGGTTATAACAGGCCAGGGTATCGTCCAGGATATGGTAGGCCAGGTTATGGTTATCGCCATGGTTATGGAAGGGCTTATTATTACAGGCCATATTATAGCTATTATAATTTTTACAGACCGTTTCTAGGTTTCAGAATTAGTGTATTGCCTTATGGCTATTATCCATTCTGGTATGGCCCAACCCAGTTTTATTATTCTGGCGGGTTATTCTATCAGCAAAACAACAGTCAATATGAAGTGGTAACTCCGCCAGTTGGTGCCGAGGTTCCGAATTTACCATCAGATGCAAACCTGGTTACCATTAATGGTGTTGATTATTACGAATACAAAGGCATTTATTATACTCAAAAAGAAAATGCTGATGGTAAAACTGTATACGTGGTTGCCGGAAAAGATGGAATTTTAAATACAACCGATGGACCGGTTGATACGCACAATATAGGTGATGTTATTAATCAACTGCCGGAAGGATGCAGAGAGGTAACCATTAAAAACGAAAAGTATTTTGTTTCGCCAGATGATGTTTATTATGAAGAAATAGTAGACGGAACAAATATTACTTACCGCGTAATTGGTAAGTTGTTTTAA